Below is a window of Populus alba chromosome 2, ASM523922v2, whole genome shotgun sequence DNA.
tatacTTAAACTAAACCTTAactttttcataataatataaatttccCACGTGCACAGCCCATGCCATAATAACTAGCTGGCCAAAAATGCAGTAGCATAATCTACTCGTACCTGCAACTTGCACATTATACCTCGCTGCACGACTCTATTTCCACACTGTTTGTGGCAGCCACATTTGCTCCAacattctttaatatatttcctcTTCAAGTGACCCTTGCATGGTTCCAACATCTCATCATTTTTTGATCTTTCCAGTGGGCAATCTCTacagtaaaaaagaaattgtcttTGAGGATTCCGAGTTAGAGAGATACAATCTTCTAAGAAATCCTCTTTGACAAGGCCTTCTAAAGTATATGCAAAACCATGCTCACTGTCGCTGGAGCAAACACAAGGTGTAGATGACGACAAACAATTACCAATACAAGCCGAGCAACAATTTTCAGCCCTAATTTGTGAGAGAGAGAAGTTGACAtaagcattttgaaaaatcaaatttcggGGTATGTAGTTAAAAACTGGGGGAAACTCGCTGTTTACTTCATTCGACCATGGAATCTCAACCATTTCTTCTCCCTTGGTAATGTCAGAATGGTAATTAAGGAACCTAAACTCATCAGCAGTCAATTGATGCTGTGGAACCACAATCAAACTACCATACTCAGCAtcttcaaattccttttctTTGCCACTTCCAGAACACCCATTCGCAATAACCTCTTCACTCGACtgcatgacctccaagccattCGAAAGTTGTAGTGGTCTTGGAATTTGAAGAGCAGCCATCCCATCAAAGCAACAGGCATCAACTGATCTGTTTGCAAAATAGGCTTGTATACGGTCATTTTGTTTAATGGCACCAACACCAGCAGATTTCTTCAATAGATCAAGAGCTGGAGTTACATTCAATATCCTTTCCTGCGATTTATGAGAGGAATCAGTTGCCAAGTCCAAGAAGCATTCACACATATCTTTCAGTATTTGCATGATAGAAAAGTTTGGATCGATGATTTTGTAAGATCGAAGACATTTCTCCTGCATTGATTTCAGAAGTTCATCTTGACTAGGCATATGAAAATTTGGTCTTCCAAGCAAAGAGTTGTAGCTCAGAGAAATCTTCACCTCTCCCAATGCTGAGGTGGCGATCTCTAAGTTAGCCTGAGCTTCCTCTGGAATGGTTGCAAGTTCACAGCTGTCTCTTGTCAGACTTGATGGGACTGGAAGGTTCTCTTCCCTACCTTCACCAGCTAAAACTTGGGATGCTGGACGTTCTTGTCGATGCTGTTTGAGTGAAGAAACTCTCTGATTAAAATATTGTTCTTTACTTGCACAATCTGTGAAGGTTGAAGAAACCAAAATCAGCCCACAGGAAAAGCACTAATTGCCATGTCGACATTCAAATCCTTTACatatgaagaaacaaaataataagaaagacattaattgcaattttgatattcatattaaaaacctagagagaaaaaaaaaaaaaacttcatcatTTATGGTTACAAACAACACTCCCGATTCCTTTGCCCCAATGATTGAATCAATTTACCTGGTCGGATTATTGCGATAGGTTGTGGTGCATCATCAAAAGGCACATCATCAGTAAATGGCTCATCTTTAGGCTTGATAAGAGGCATTTTTTGTTTGGGTAAAAGAACAATGCCTTGCTGAACTATGGGGTCTTTAAGGTGAACTGCTTGTGACGATCCTTTTAAATTAGGTCTTTTTTGTTGTGCAGCAGCCTCGGATAATAAAGGATCTTTTCCCTCATTGGAACGCTG
It encodes the following:
- the LOC118049991 gene encoding probable inactive histone-lysine N-methyltransferase SUVR2 isoform X4 encodes the protein MAPNPRVVNAFRAMRAIGITEKQVKPVLKKMLKLYDKNWELIEEENYRALADAIFEEEEAKVPEEKDEAAEGTLEEETLVSSELELPLKRLRRGQDGQVSGSPSDIEAGLGGSPFKKSKVEGKGLACETSEQQSSDMRISQPKPIAIWSPNRNTSSQTVSPRRLAVLEHSKQRSNEGKDPLLSEAAAQQKRPNLKGSSQAVHLKDPIVQQGIVLLPKQKMPLIKPKDEPFTDDVPFDDAPQPIAIIRPDCASKEQYFNQRVSSLKQHRQERPASQVLAGEGREENLPVPSSLTRDSCELATIPEEAQANLEIATSALGEEKCLRSYKIIDPNFSIMQILKDMCECFLDLATDSSHKSQERILNVTPALDLLKKSAGVGAIKQNDRIQAYFANRSVDACCFDGMAALQIPRPLQLSNGLEVMQSSEEVIANGCSGSGKEKEFEDAEYGSLIVVPQHQLTADEFRFLNYHSDITKGEEMVEIPWSNEVNSEFPPVFNYIPRNLIFQNAYVNFSLSQIRAENCCSACIGNCLSSSTPCVCSSDSEHGFAYTLEGLVKEDFLEDCISLTRNPQRQFLFYCRDCPLERSKNDEMLEPCKGHLKRKYIKECWSKCGCHKQCGNRVVQRGIMCKLQVFFTPEGKGWGLRTLELLPKGTFVCEYVGEILTNKEFYERKMQRATSNKTEKHAYPAVLDADWCLKGVVNDEEALCLDATFYGNVARFINHRCLDANMIEIPVKIETPDHHYYHLAFFTTREVNASEELTWDYGIDFDDTDQPVELFQCRCGSKFCRNMKRSSSKLILNLYEDPIQQQDDWERG
- the LOC118049991 gene encoding probable inactive histone-lysine N-methyltransferase SUVR2 isoform X2 — its product is MAPNPRVVNAFRAMRAIGITEKQVKPVLKKMLKLYDKNWELIEEENYRALADAIFEEEEAKVPEEKDEAAEGTLEEETLVSSELELPLKRLRRGQDGQVSGSPSDIEAGLGGSPFKKSKVEGKGLACETSEQQSSDMRISQPKPIAIWSPNRNTSSQTVSPRRLAVLEHSKQRSNEGKDPLLSEAAAQQKRPNLKGSSQAVHLKDPIVQQGIVLLPKQKMPLIKPKDEPFTDDVPFDDAPQPIAIIRPDCASKEQYFNQRVSSLKQHRQERPASQVLAGEGREENLPVPSSLTRDSCELATIPEEAQANLEIATSALGEVKISLSYNSLLGRPNFHMPSQDELLKSMQEKCLRSYKIIDPNFSIMQILKDMCECFLDLATDSSHKSQERILNVTPALDLLKKSAGVGAIKQNDRIQAYFANRSVDACCFDGMAALQIPRPLQLSNGLEVMQSSEEVIANGCSGSGKEKEFEDAEYGSLIVVPQHQLTADEFRFLNYHSDITKGEEMVEIPWSNEVNSEFPPVFNYIPRNLIFQNAYVNFSLSQIRAENCCSACIGNCLSSSTPCVCSSDSEHGFAYTLEGLVKEDFLEDCISLTRNPQRQFLFYCRDCPLERSKNDEMLEPCKGHLKRKYIKECWSKCGCHKQCGNRVVQRGIMCKLQVFFTPEGKGWGLRTLELLPKGTFVCEYVGEILTNKEFYERKMQRATSNKTEKHAYPAVLDADWCLKGVVNDEEALCLDATFYGNVARFINHRCLDANMIEIPVKIETPDHHYYHLAFFTTREVNASEELTWDYGIDFDDTDQPVELFQCRCGSKFCRNMKRSSRSNSAAR
- the LOC118049991 gene encoding probable inactive histone-lysine N-methyltransferase SUVR2 isoform X1 — protein: MAPNPRVVNAFRAMRAIGITEKQVKPVLKKMLKLYDKNWELIEEENYRALADAIFEEEEAKVPEEKDEAAEGTLEEETLVSSELELPLKRLRRGQDGQVSGSPSDIEAGLGGSPFKKSKVEGKGLACETSEQQSSDMRISQPKPIAIWSPNRNTSSQTVSPRRLAVLEHSKQRSNEGKDPLLSEAAAQQKRPNLKGSSQAVHLKDPIVQQGIVLLPKQKMPLIKPKDEPFTDDVPFDDAPQPIAIIRPDCASKEQYFNQRVSSLKQHRQERPASQVLAGEGREENLPVPSSLTRDSCELATIPEEAQANLEIATSALGEVKISLSYNSLLGRPNFHMPSQDELLKSMQEKCLRSYKIIDPNFSIMQILKDMCECFLDLATDSSHKSQERILNVTPALDLLKKSAGVGAIKQNDRIQAYFANRSVDACCFDGMAALQIPRPLQLSNGLEVMQSSEEVIANGCSGSGKEKEFEDAEYGSLIVVPQHQLTADEFRFLNYHSDITKGEEMVEIPWSNEVNSEFPPVFNYIPRNLIFQNAYVNFSLSQIRAENCCSACIGNCLSSSTPCVCSSDSEHGFAYTLEGLVKEDFLEDCISLTRNPQRQFLFYCRDCPLERSKNDEMLEPCKGHLKRKYIKECWSKCGCHKQCGNRVVQRGIMCKLQVFFTPEGKGWGLRTLELLPKGTFVCEYVGEILTNKEFYERKMQRATSNKTEKHAYPAVLDADWCLKGVVNDEEALCLDATFYGNVARFINHRCLDANMIEIPVKIETPDHHYYHLAFFTTREVNASEELTWDYGIDFDDTDQPVELFQCRCGSKFCRNMKRSSSKLILNLYEDPIQQQDDWERG
- the LOC118049991 gene encoding probable inactive histone-lysine N-methyltransferase SUVR2 isoform X5, which encodes MAPNPRVVNAFRAMRAIGITEKQVKPVLKKMLKLYDKNWELIEEENYRALADAIFEEEEAKVPEEKDEAAEGTLEEETLVSSELELPLKRLRRGQDGQVSGSPSDIEAGLGGSPFKKSKVEGKGLACETSEQQSSDMRISQPKPIAIWSPNRNTSSQTVSPRRLAVLEHSKQRSNEGKDPLLSEAAAQQKRPNLKGSSQAVHLKDPIVQQGIVLLPKQKMPLIKPKDEPFTDDVPFDDAPQPIAIIRPDCASKEQYFNQRVSSLKQHRQERPASQVLAGEGREENLPVPSSLTRDSCELATIPEEAQANLEIATSALGEERILNVTPALDLLKKSAGVGAIKQNDRIQAYFANRSVDACCFDGMAALQIPRPLQLSNGLEVMQSSEEVIANGCSGSGKEKEFEDAEYGSLIVVPQHQLTADEFRFLNYHSDITKGEEMVEIPWSNEVNSEFPPVFNYIPRNLIFQNAYVNFSLSQIRAENCCSACIGNCLSSSTPCVCSSDSEHGFAYTLEGLVKEDFLEDCISLTRNPQRQFLFYCRDCPLERSKNDEMLEPCKGHLKRKYIKECWSKCGCHKQCGNRVVQRGIMCKLQVFFTPEGKGWGLRTLELLPKGTFVCEYVGEILTNKEFYERKMQRATSNKTEKHAYPAVLDADWCLKGVVNDEEALCLDATFYGNVARFINHRCLDANMIEIPVKIETPDHHYYHLAFFTTREVNASEELTWDYGIDFDDTDQPVELFQCRCGSKFCRNMKRSSSKLILNLYEDPIQQQDDWERG
- the LOC118049991 gene encoding probable inactive histone-lysine N-methyltransferase SUVR2 isoform X3, producing the protein MAPNPRVVNAFRAMRAIGITEKQVKPVLKKMLKLYDKNWELIEEENYRALADAIFEEEEAKVPEEKDEAAEGTLEEETLVSSELELPLKRLRRGQDGQVSGSPSDIEAGLGGSPFKKSKVEGKGLACETSEQQSSDMRISQPKPIAIWSPNRNTSSQTVSPRRLAVLEHSKQRSNEGKDPLLSEAAAQQKRPNLKGSSQAVHLKDPIVQQGIVLLPKQKMPLIKPKDEPFTDDVPFDDAPQPIAIIRPDCASKEQYFNQRVSSLKQHRQERPASQVLAGEGREENLPVPSSLTRDSCELATIPEEAQANLEIATSALGEVKISLSYNSLLGRPNFHMPSQDELLKSMQEKCLRSYKIIDPNFSIMQILKDMCECFLDLATDSSHKSQERILNVTPALDLLKKSAGVGAIKQNDRIQAYFANRSVDACCFDGMAALQIPRPLQLSNGLEVMQSSEEVIANGCSGSGKEKEFEDAEYGSLIVVPQHQLTADEFRFLNYHSDITKGEEMVEIPWSNEVNSEFPPVFNYIPRNLIFQNAYVNFSLSQIRAENCCSACIGNCLSSSTPCVCSSDSEHGFAYTLEGLVKEDFLEDCISLTRNPQRQFLFYCRDCPLERSKNDEMLEPCKGHLKRKYIKECWSKCGCHKQCGNRVVQRGIMCKLQVFFTPEGKGWGLRTLELLPKGTFVCEYVGEILTNKEFYERKMQRATSNKTEKHAYPAVLDADWCLKGVVNDEEALCLDATFYGNVARFINHRCLDANMIEIPVKIETPDHHYYHLAFFTTREVNASEELTWDYGIDFDDTDQPVELFQCRCGSKFCRNMKRSRSNSAAR